A genomic stretch from Tribolium castaneum strain GA2 chromosome 6, icTriCast1.1, whole genome shotgun sequence includes:
- the LOC661898 gene encoding glutathione hydrolase 1 proenzyme isoform X1, with the protein MTKVSDIPKTTKNDKRFGKYLVFLVTAGLILSIIGTSIYFVFFHNETIFRGAVVTNGGTCAQIGASILSKGGTAVDAAIAALLCDGVSVPNCMGIGGGFFMNIYTKDKGVEFLDSREVAPGAASENMYGTNQSLASRGGLAVAVPGELKGYWEAYRKYGGKVPWKDLVQPSIDLCKSGILVTKYLEKMLALQVDVISKDEFLRETFIDPKTNKTYVQNQYIKRPRLAKTLEIVAESGPDALYNGTLTEGFLQDIRNKGGIITREDLINFKPQWKKPIQIQLPLNQTLYTPPPPGSGVILSLIMNILNGFLDFSQPKLLTNWQRVVESFKFGFAKRTTLGDPNFVPMDDFVGNLTSKWFAEEMRKQIFDTKTFQNQSYYGADVYEPDDHGTANLCVLAPNGDAVVVTSTINLDFGAGFMSGSTGIILNDQMDDFSSPDFPNSYDVPPSPNNYIRPGKKPVSSILPTIILDGDDNVRLLVGGSGGTKIITSVALAIVKHLWFNYTIEEAVADPRLHHQLFPMKLFFEKGFENNMALVNALYTIGHEYEILGPADGFNTVTAISRRNESLSAAFDPRRGGDKAFVV; encoded by the exons aTGACAAAAGTGTCAGACATAcccaaaactacaaaaaatgataaaag ATTTGGCAAATACTTGGTTTTCCTCGTCACAGCCGGCTTAATTCTGTCCATAATCGGCACAAGCATTTACTTTGTTTTCTTCCACAACGAGACAATATTTCGGGGGGCTGTAGTGACCAACGGCGGCACATGTGCCCAAATCGGGGCCTCCATCCTCTCCAAAGGGGGCACCGCCGTCGACGCCGCCATCGCGGCCCTCTTGTGTGACGGCGTCTCAGTGCCGAACTGTATGGGGATCGGGGGCGGTTTTTTCATGAACATTTACACCAAGGACAAGGGGGTTGAGTTCCTCGATTCGAGGGAAGTGGCACCGGGGGCTGCCAGTGAAAACATGTACGGCACCAATCAAAGTCTGGCGAGTCGAGGGGGCCTCGCTGTGGCGGTGCCCGGCGAACTGAAGGGGTACTGGGAGGCCTACAGGAAATATGGGGGCAAAGTGCCGTGGAAGGATTTGGTGCAACCGTCGATAGATTTGTGCAAAAGCGGGATTTTGGTCACgaaatatttggaaaaaatgctagCATTGCAAGTCGATGTTATTTCAAAAGATGAGTTCCTTCG GGAGACTTTTATTGACCCGAAAACGAACAAAACGTACGTCCAAAACCAGTACATTAAGAGACCTAGACTCGCCAAAACGTTAGAAATCGTGGCTGAGTCCGGTCCTGATGCTCTTTATAATGGTACTCTAACTGAGGGTTTTTTGCAAGATATACGCAACAAAGGTGGAATAATAACACGAGAAGATTTGATTAATTTCAA GCCACAGTGGAAAAAACCAATACAAATCCAATTACCTCTAAACCAGACACTTTACACCCCTCCGCCGCCAGGCTCTGGTGTTATTTTAAGCCTAATTATGAACATTTTGAATGGGTTTTTAGATTTTTCCCAACCTAAGTTGCTAACAAACTGGCAACGAGTCGTCGAAAGTTTCAAATTTGGTTTCGCTAAGAGAACAACCTTAGGGGACCCAAATTTTGTCCCAATGGATGAC tttGTTGGTAATCTTACGTCGAAATGGTTCGCCGAAGAAATGAGGAAGCAAATTTTCGACACTAAAACGTTCCAAAACCAGTCGTACTATGGAGCTGATGTGTACGAACCAGATGACCATGGTACTGCCAATTTGTGCGTTTTGGCCCCAAATGGCGACGCGGTGGTCGTGACTAGTACCATCAACCTTGA ctTTGGGGCCGGTTTTATGTCCGGAAGTAccggaattattttaaacgatcaAATGGACGACTTCTCTTCTCCCGATTTCCCCAACAGTTACGATGTACCACCTTCACCAAACAACTACATAAGACCGGGGAAAAAACCCGTCTCTTCAATCCTACCAACTATCATTCTCGACGGTGATGATAACGTCCGGTTATTGGTGGGTGGTTCCGGTGGTACCAAAATTATAACGTCTGTGGCCTTG GCCATTGTTAAACACTTGTGGTTTAATTATACGATCGAAGAGGCGGTTGCTGACCCGAGATTGCACCACCAACTTTTTCcaatgaaacttttttttgaaaagggATTTGAAAAT aACATGGCGCTTGTTAATGCTCTTTATACTATAGGCCACGAGTATGAAATACTGGGGCCTGCGGATGGTTTTAATACTGTGACAGCCATTTCGAGGCGGAATGAGTCCTTGAGTGCCGCTTTTGATCCCCGAAGAGGCGGCGATAAAGCgtttgttgtttaa
- the LOC661898 gene encoding glutathione hydrolase 1 proenzyme isoform X2, with product MFNRFGKYLVFLVTAGLILSIIGTSIYFVFFHNETIFRGAVVTNGGTCAQIGASILSKGGTAVDAAIAALLCDGVSVPNCMGIGGGFFMNIYTKDKGVEFLDSREVAPGAASENMYGTNQSLASRGGLAVAVPGELKGYWEAYRKYGGKVPWKDLVQPSIDLCKSGILVTKYLEKMLALQVDVISKDEFLRETFIDPKTNKTYVQNQYIKRPRLAKTLEIVAESGPDALYNGTLTEGFLQDIRNKGGIITREDLINFKPQWKKPIQIQLPLNQTLYTPPPPGSGVILSLIMNILNGFLDFSQPKLLTNWQRVVESFKFGFAKRTTLGDPNFVPMDDFVGNLTSKWFAEEMRKQIFDTKTFQNQSYYGADVYEPDDHGTANLCVLAPNGDAVVVTSTINLDFGAGFMSGSTGIILNDQMDDFSSPDFPNSYDVPPSPNNYIRPGKKPVSSILPTIILDGDDNVRLLVGGSGGTKIITSVALAIVKHLWFNYTIEEAVADPRLHHQLFPMKLFFEKGFENNMALVNALYTIGHEYEILGPADGFNTVTAISRRNESLSAAFDPRRGGDKAFVV from the exons ATGTTCAACAG ATTTGGCAAATACTTGGTTTTCCTCGTCACAGCCGGCTTAATTCTGTCCATAATCGGCACAAGCATTTACTTTGTTTTCTTCCACAACGAGACAATATTTCGGGGGGCTGTAGTGACCAACGGCGGCACATGTGCCCAAATCGGGGCCTCCATCCTCTCCAAAGGGGGCACCGCCGTCGACGCCGCCATCGCGGCCCTCTTGTGTGACGGCGTCTCAGTGCCGAACTGTATGGGGATCGGGGGCGGTTTTTTCATGAACATTTACACCAAGGACAAGGGGGTTGAGTTCCTCGATTCGAGGGAAGTGGCACCGGGGGCTGCCAGTGAAAACATGTACGGCACCAATCAAAGTCTGGCGAGTCGAGGGGGCCTCGCTGTGGCGGTGCCCGGCGAACTGAAGGGGTACTGGGAGGCCTACAGGAAATATGGGGGCAAAGTGCCGTGGAAGGATTTGGTGCAACCGTCGATAGATTTGTGCAAAAGCGGGATTTTGGTCACgaaatatttggaaaaaatgctagCATTGCAAGTCGATGTTATTTCAAAAGATGAGTTCCTTCG GGAGACTTTTATTGACCCGAAAACGAACAAAACGTACGTCCAAAACCAGTACATTAAGAGACCTAGACTCGCCAAAACGTTAGAAATCGTGGCTGAGTCCGGTCCTGATGCTCTTTATAATGGTACTCTAACTGAGGGTTTTTTGCAAGATATACGCAACAAAGGTGGAATAATAACACGAGAAGATTTGATTAATTTCAA GCCACAGTGGAAAAAACCAATACAAATCCAATTACCTCTAAACCAGACACTTTACACCCCTCCGCCGCCAGGCTCTGGTGTTATTTTAAGCCTAATTATGAACATTTTGAATGGGTTTTTAGATTTTTCCCAACCTAAGTTGCTAACAAACTGGCAACGAGTCGTCGAAAGTTTCAAATTTGGTTTCGCTAAGAGAACAACCTTAGGGGACCCAAATTTTGTCCCAATGGATGAC tttGTTGGTAATCTTACGTCGAAATGGTTCGCCGAAGAAATGAGGAAGCAAATTTTCGACACTAAAACGTTCCAAAACCAGTCGTACTATGGAGCTGATGTGTACGAACCAGATGACCATGGTACTGCCAATTTGTGCGTTTTGGCCCCAAATGGCGACGCGGTGGTCGTGACTAGTACCATCAACCTTGA ctTTGGGGCCGGTTTTATGTCCGGAAGTAccggaattattttaaacgatcaAATGGACGACTTCTCTTCTCCCGATTTCCCCAACAGTTACGATGTACCACCTTCACCAAACAACTACATAAGACCGGGGAAAAAACCCGTCTCTTCAATCCTACCAACTATCATTCTCGACGGTGATGATAACGTCCGGTTATTGGTGGGTGGTTCCGGTGGTACCAAAATTATAACGTCTGTGGCCTTG GCCATTGTTAAACACTTGTGGTTTAATTATACGATCGAAGAGGCGGTTGCTGACCCGAGATTGCACCACCAACTTTTTCcaatgaaacttttttttgaaaagggATTTGAAAAT aACATGGCGCTTGTTAATGCTCTTTATACTATAGGCCACGAGTATGAAATACTGGGGCCTGCGGATGGTTTTAATACTGTGACAGCCATTTCGAGGCGGAATGAGTCCTTGAGTGCCGCTTTTGATCCCCGAAGAGGCGGCGATAAAGCgtttgttgtttaa
- the LOC103313893 gene encoding potassium channel subfamily K member 18 isoform X4 — MVAVQRLNVLYEKNWTRLVTEQLKRFERAVVEAGKADGASNPAAPHWTFGGALLYSLTLLTTVGYGRLSPRTALGKVVAVIYALIGVPLMLILLSALGAMLASGARKAYSKICCQHDTNRKSPSVGYHKAPSSPSGKLYCKTHEDSASIQIASAHSTPNHVCKSSYQHVEHGEIPKRAILATVRSSHSRGRCRQSQVRQMLADTTICPTHSHGTPTKSSLIVGSTSSDIEDADEADDSEHVTCSHDTPSRVPLIWRPSRSESPPPAQPSPSVPASLVLVIFFSYVCVGAAAFASTSGWNFLDATYFCFIALSTIGIGDKLPQSGDAHSQLQLLACCLYLFLGLVVVAMCFSLVHEEISTKCKHIANNMGLLRH; from the exons ATGGTCGCAGTGC AACGTTTGAATGTTTTGTACGAGAAAAATTGGACGCGATTGGTAACCGAGCAATTGAAGAGATTTGAAAGGGCCGTCGTGGAAGCCGGGAAAGCAGATGGAGCATCTAATCCAGCGGCGCCTCATTGGACCTTCGGTGGAGCGCTTTTGTATTCTCTCACGCTGCTCACGACAGTAG gATATGGCCGCTTATCGCCCAGGACCGCCCTGGGCAAAGTCGTCGCCGTAATCTATGCCTTGATCGGCGTTCCTTTAATGTTAATCCTCCTCTCGGCCTTGGGAGCAATGTTAGCTTCAGGCGCCCGAAAGGCCTACTCAAAAATCTGCTGTCAGCACGACACCAACAGAAAAAGCCCTTCAGTCGGCTACCACAAGGCGCCTTCCAGTCCTTCAGGAAAGTTGTATTGCAAAACACATGAAG aTTCCGCATCAATTCAGATCGCATCTGCCCACAGTACACCAAATCACGTATGTAAAAGCAGTTACCAACATGTAGAACACGGGGAAATCCCCAAAAGGGCCATTTTAGCAACAGTACGTTCAAGCCACTCTCGGGGACGCTGCAGACAAAGTCAAGTGAGACAAATGTTGGCGGACACCACTATTTGTCCGACGCACAGCCACGGAACGCCGACCAAGAGCTCCCTCATCGTGGGCTCCACGTCGTCGGATATCGAAGACGCGGACGAGGCCGACGACAGCGAACACGT GACGTGCAGCCACGACACGCCGTCGCGCGTGCCGCTCATCTGGCGTCCGAGCCGCTCCGAGTCGCCGCCCCCGGCTCAACCGTCACCATCAGTGCCTGCCAGCCTCGTTTTGgtcatatttttttcgtaCGTGTGCGTCGGAGCGGCCGCTTTCGCCTCCACCAGCGGCTGGAATTTCCTCGACGCCACTTACTTCTGCTTCATCGCCCTTTCCACGATCGGCATCGGCGACAAATTGCCGCAAAGTGGCGACGCCCATTCGCAACTGCAGCTCCTAGCGTGTTGTTTATACCTGTTCCTTGGACTAGTCGTCGTCGCCATGTGCTTTAGTTTAGTGCATGAAGAGATCTCAACCAAGTGCAAACATATCGCCAATAACATGGGGCTGTTGAGACACTAG
- the LOC103313893 gene encoding potassium channel subfamily K member 18 isoform X2 produces the protein MCSTIAKIVSKTWLKYGRKRLNVLYEKNWTRLVTEQLKRFERAVVEAGKADGASNPAAPHWTFGGALLYSLTLLTTVGYGRLSPRTALGKVVAVIYALIGVPLMLILLSALGAMLASGARKAYSKICCQHDTNRKSPSVGYHKAPSSPSGKLYCKTHEDSASIQIASAHSTPNHVCKSSYQHVEHGEIPKRAILATVRSSHSRGRCRQSQVRQMLADTTICPTHSHGTPTKSSLIVGSTSSDIEDADEADDSEHVTCSHDTPSRVPLIWRPSRSESPPPAQPSPSVPASLVLVIFFSYVCVGAAAFASTSGWNFLDATYFCFIALSTIGIGDKLPQSGDAHSQLQLLACCLYLFLGLVVVAMCFSLVHEEISTKCKHIANNMGLLRH, from the exons ATGTGCTCAACAATTGCTAAGATCGTATCAAAAACTTGGTTGAAATATGGTCGCA AACGTTTGAATGTTTTGTACGAGAAAAATTGGACGCGATTGGTAACCGAGCAATTGAAGAGATTTGAAAGGGCCGTCGTGGAAGCCGGGAAAGCAGATGGAGCATCTAATCCAGCGGCGCCTCATTGGACCTTCGGTGGAGCGCTTTTGTATTCTCTCACGCTGCTCACGACAGTAG gATATGGCCGCTTATCGCCCAGGACCGCCCTGGGCAAAGTCGTCGCCGTAATCTATGCCTTGATCGGCGTTCCTTTAATGTTAATCCTCCTCTCGGCCTTGGGAGCAATGTTAGCTTCAGGCGCCCGAAAGGCCTACTCAAAAATCTGCTGTCAGCACGACACCAACAGAAAAAGCCCTTCAGTCGGCTACCACAAGGCGCCTTCCAGTCCTTCAGGAAAGTTGTATTGCAAAACACATGAAG aTTCCGCATCAATTCAGATCGCATCTGCCCACAGTACACCAAATCACGTATGTAAAAGCAGTTACCAACATGTAGAACACGGGGAAATCCCCAAAAGGGCCATTTTAGCAACAGTACGTTCAAGCCACTCTCGGGGACGCTGCAGACAAAGTCAAGTGAGACAAATGTTGGCGGACACCACTATTTGTCCGACGCACAGCCACGGAACGCCGACCAAGAGCTCCCTCATCGTGGGCTCCACGTCGTCGGATATCGAAGACGCGGACGAGGCCGACGACAGCGAACACGT GACGTGCAGCCACGACACGCCGTCGCGCGTGCCGCTCATCTGGCGTCCGAGCCGCTCCGAGTCGCCGCCCCCGGCTCAACCGTCACCATCAGTGCCTGCCAGCCTCGTTTTGgtcatatttttttcgtaCGTGTGCGTCGGAGCGGCCGCTTTCGCCTCCACCAGCGGCTGGAATTTCCTCGACGCCACTTACTTCTGCTTCATCGCCCTTTCCACGATCGGCATCGGCGACAAATTGCCGCAAAGTGGCGACGCCCATTCGCAACTGCAGCTCCTAGCGTGTTGTTTATACCTGTTCCTTGGACTAGTCGTCGTCGCCATGTGCTTTAGTTTAGTGCATGAAGAGATCTCAACCAAGTGCAAACATATCGCCAATAACATGGGGCTGTTGAGACACTAG